The sequence TTATAAGAGGATAGTATATTCCCTATACGTTCCACGAGCTGTTCCGGTACCTTCCATGCCACCACCGCATTTGCCACTATTCCTATCTTGCGCTGATTTACAGAGATGCCAAGCCTCTTAATCACTCCAGTACTTTTCAACCTCTTCAACCGGGCTATTACCTCCTCCTCTGTTAGCCCTATCTGGCCGGCAATCACTTTGAACGGCTCTTTATCCAGTGGTATCCCATCCTGCGTTATACGTAGAATTGCCTGGTCGATATCATCCACTATCTGCAACACCCCCCTTTTCACCTGTATCTGTATCTGTGTCTGTGTCTGTGAATTTAAATCTGACATCAATCTTGAATACGCGAGTGGTAGGGAGATCAAGAACATCAGAATCGGGTATTCCTGCCCTCCTCTTTATCTCCTCCACAGTGGCTCGCAGGTTCTTATCACCACATGCCGTGACGGTGAACCAGAGGTTATAATCATGTTCACGACGATAATTGTGTGTTACACTCATATATTCATTAACGATACTAACGACATGATTCATCTTATCCTCGGGCACTTTCATAGCTATCAGGGTTGAGAAACAGGTACCGAGTTTCTGGGCATCGAGAATGGTGCGCAGTTTACGAATGACGCCCTCGGCGTAGAGCCTCTTCACCCTTGCAAACACCTCATCCTCTGTTAGCCCGAGTTTGTTAGCCAATACTGCGTATGGATGGCTTTCTAAAGGGAAATCATCCTGCATCAATTGTAACAGTTCCTTATCTTTCCTGTCCAGTTTCAGCTCCGGCTTCAATTGTTTTATCACCACCTCCACCTCATGGAATATATGGACACCATGGCTCTTCAGCTAAATAATCGCCTTTTGACTCCTCTGGCTCGTGTAAACCACCACAGAAGTCCACAAAACCCGTTAGGCCATAAGCTCGTGCGCGACATCCACCACAGATAGTACGATATTCACATATACCACACTTGCCACCCAATCGGTCGAAATCGCGTAGCTCGTTTAATACCGGTGAATTGAACCACACATCTTTAAATCTCGTATCGCGAATGTTACCCAGTTTTAAAGGCAGATAGGGGCACGGCGTGATTTCTCCTGTTGGATATATGCGGCAGTAATATAGACCAGCGATGCAGCCACGAGTCCATCTACTCACGTCCAATCCTTTTTGTGATGCGATTCGCATAAATTGTGGTGCGCATACCGGTCGGACATCCAGTTTGTACTTCGCATCTGCTATAATGTCCAGCACCCGCTCTATCATCCGCTCGTACATCTCTGGTGATATATCCTTTATCTCAACCCCCCTGCCCGTGGGTACGAGGAAGAAGAGATGGAATGCACTTGCACCCTCCTTCTCCGCCAGTGCCATTATATCCTCAATCTCATCATAGTTCTGCTGTGTTACCGTAGTGTTCACCTGGACAGATATACCATGCGCTTTACATGCCGCGATACCATCCAGTGCCCGTTTCCAGGCGCCATTTAAACCTCTGAACGCATCATGGCGCTCCGGTACAGCAGAATCAATACTGATAGCAACAGCTTTTACCCCACTTGTTCTCAGTTCAGCGGCAACAGAATCGGTAATCAAAGTGCCATTGGTACCCATAGCAACGATTAAACCCTTCTTAGATGCATACCGTGCAAGCTCAAAGACATCATCTCTGAGTAACGGTTCACCACCACTCAGTATGAGGATAGGCTTGCTCACTTCCACGATCTGGTCAATTAGCTTTTTCCCCTCTTCTGTGCTCAATTCGTCTCTCGTTGCTCTCTCACGTGCATCTATGTAGCAATGTGGACAGTGGAGATTACACCGGAAGGTCATATTCCATGATATCAGCCGTGGTACGAATTCCCGCTTCATCTTCTCATCTGAATCTTTTGAGTATATCCTATATAAAAGCCGCATTTTTTGTCTCTTTCTTACTCTCTCAGGTAACTTTTATCTGACGATTCTCACCGGGTTTTCCTGCCCACTGCCAGCTCTTACCGAAATCAGGAGAAAAACTGAGGGTATATTCAAACGCACCGGCTCCTAGCGGTTTTAGCCGGCACCTGTAAAGTCACCTGGAAACTGTCTCCTTGCTTGATATTCACCACATCATCAATAGCATGTGTATCCTCGACCGGGATGCCTCCTTTTCGTTTGAGTGCTTTGACTCCTGACTGCTCACGCAACTTCACTATCGTCTGTAATAGTAAATTCTGGAGACACCTTTCGGAGGGAGAGCGGTCCGAGGTTCTCCACCTCTACCTACCGCCAGTTCAGATAGCGATAACTTCGGCTTACACTTATGTTCATCTTCATCCATCGTTCATCATCGCCCTCTCGATTTCATTTTGCCATTTCCTGAATTTGCTTAATATCGCTCTCGCCTCTATCATGGTGAACGGGACTCCACGACTGAGGACAGTCTCACGATATCGCCTCATATCAGCAGCGATATGCACAAATCGCCTATCCTGACTCAAAAACGCCTCCATTATCGGAAGTACCTCTGGCATTCTATCCACGTTGGAAAGCCACATATCCATCAGGAATGCAATTGTATCTTGTAAATCAGGTAATTTATCCAATATATACACCGTCCTGAAACGCTTCCCCCTAACTAAGAGTTCGTCGTGAAATACTATGTCCATTTCCACATTCCTTATTACTTTTATTCTCTTATTTTATCCTTATCACCCTGTACTTGTTCCTCATCTCTTTTGTTATGAATCCAAATCCACACCTGTTACCCACAATCTCAATTGCT comes from Methanophagales archaeon and encodes:
- a CDS encoding radical SAM protein, with the translated sequence MKREFVPRLISWNMTFRCNLHCPHCYIDARERATRDELSTEEGKKLIDQIVEVSKPILILSGGEPLLRDDVFELARYASKKGLIVAMGTNGTLITDSVAAELRTSGVKAVAISIDSAVPERHDAFRGLNGAWKRALDGIAACKAHGISVQVNTTVTQQNYDEIEDIMALAEKEGASAFHLFFLVPTGRGVEIKDISPEMYERMIERVLDIIADAKYKLDVRPVCAPQFMRIASQKGLDVSRWTRGCIAGLYYCRIYPTGEITPCPYLPLKLGNIRDTRFKDVWFNSPVLNELRDFDRLGGKCGICEYRTICGGCRARAYGLTGFVDFCGGLHEPEESKGDYLAEEPWCPYIP
- a CDS encoding AsnC family transcriptional regulator, whose translation is MQIVDDIDQAILRITQDGIPLDKEPFKVIAGQIGLTEEEVIARLKRLKSTGVIKRLGISVNQRKIGIVANAVVAWKVPEQLVERIGNILSSYKEVTHCYERVVIPGKWEHNLFTVVHGYNRESVERFANRMSDVIGIKDYIIMFSNEQFKRTSVKHPL
- a CDS encoding AsnC family transcriptional regulator yields the protein MIKQLKPELKLDRKDKELLQLMQDDFPLESHPYAVLANKLGLTEDEVFARVKRLYAEGVIRKLRTILDAQKLGTCFSTLIAMKVPEDKMNHVVSIVNEYMSVTHNYRREHDYNLWFTVTACGDKNLRATVEEIKRRAGIPDSDVLDLPTTRVFKIDVRFKFTDTDTDTDTGEKGGVADSG